One genomic segment of Gemmatimonadota bacterium includes these proteins:
- a CDS encoding biopolymer transporter ExbD, translating into MAHAKHKPVMIDMTPMVDIAFLLLIFFMATTQFKAPESIPILLPESHSAIKLPESDVVILTVGPKPENALFWRLEPQPEVGIEMSEMENALVEARIRNPRLRIAIKAHKDAEFGVISDMMEILQKTNNTRFNLVTNFEDDTESSGDEPTSLRPVNHDMVRR; encoded by the coding sequence ATGGCGCACGCAAAACACAAGCCGGTCATGATCGACATGACGCCGATGGTGGATATCGCCTTCCTGCTGCTCATCTTCTTCATGGCCACGACGCAGTTCAAGGCCCCCGAATCGATTCCCATCCTGCTTCCGGAGTCCCATTCGGCCATCAAGCTGCCCGAATCGGACGTGGTGATCCTGACCGTCGGACCGAAGCCGGAGAATGCGTTGTTCTGGCGGCTGGAACCCCAGCCCGAAGTAGGGATCGAGATGTCGGAAATGGAGAATGCGCTGGTGGAGGCGCGTATCAGGAACCCCCGTCTGCGTATAGCCATCAAGGCGCACAAGGACGCCGAGTTCGGCGTCATCAGCGACATGATGGAGATCCTTCAGAAAACGAACAACACCCGGTTCAACCTGGTCACGAACTTCGAGGACGATACGGAATCCTCGGGCGACGAGCCGACCAGCCTCAGGCCGGTGAACCACGACATGGTAAGGAGGTGA
- a CDS encoding biopolymer transporter ExbD yields MAAVQGTQKASDRKKEGAKKKKPRNQVFIDMTPMVDIAFLLLIFFMVTTVFRAPQTMELNIPPDKDDKVEIAESNVLLIYMLDDDRMFWQIGRDMTPEELTLDDVQEFIKEKEVDNADMHDGESKLVTLVLIQRTSPYEQMVNVMDELQLGAIDRFSITVLEQDRYEEVFGS; encoded by the coding sequence ATGGCAGCCGTCCAGGGCACTCAGAAAGCCAGCGACAGGAAGAAGGAAGGTGCTAAGAAGAAAAAGCCTCGCAACCAGGTTTTCATCGACATGACGCCCATGGTGGACATCGCATTCCTCCTGCTCATCTTCTTCATGGTCACCACGGTATTCAGGGCGCCGCAGACCATGGAGCTCAACATTCCGCCCGACAAGGACGACAAGGTCGAGATCGCGGAATCGAACGTGCTGCTGATCTACATGCTGGACGACGACCGCATGTTCTGGCAGATCGGCCGGGACATGACGCCGGAGGAGTTGACGCTGGATGACGTCCAGGAATTCATCAAGGAGAAGGAAGTGGATAACGCCGATATGCACGACGGCGAATCCAAGCTGGTCACCCTCGTGTTGATCCAGCGCACGAGTCCCTACGAGCAGATGGTGAACGTCATGGACGAACTTCAGTTGGGCGCCATCGACCGTTTCAGTATCACGGTTCTGGAGCAGGATAGGTACGAGGAGGTGTTTGGCTCATGA
- a CDS encoding energy transducer TonB, protein MMGSLLSVDHFPLKKESPIKFFYQRNAKRGILAAVIIHALALGTYWGVWWYQEQSRVYATRILDYADLGPPPALTDAPEMPEVPVEAPSQPVIGIPEPVDDAEVSAEMTIATQTEMSQQIAPVIQDIEEENIIIEAPQEENIVIEDEALPPPDAFTPYETPPAPVYQVQPEYPELARKAGIEGRVYIKILVDREGRVRDAILLRGVGAGLDESALEAVRQWVYTPAIQNNRPVAVWVAQPVDFKLR, encoded by the coding sequence ATGATGGGATCGCTGCTCAGCGTCGACCATTTTCCCCTGAAGAAAGAATCCCCCATCAAGTTCTTCTACCAACGGAATGCCAAACGGGGCATTCTGGCGGCCGTGATCATCCACGCGCTGGCCCTGGGGACCTACTGGGGCGTCTGGTGGTACCAGGAGCAGAGCCGGGTCTACGCGACGCGGATCCTGGATTACGCCGATCTGGGACCTCCGCCGGCGCTGACCGATGCGCCGGAAATGCCCGAAGTACCGGTGGAAGCGCCTTCCCAGCCGGTGATCGGCATACCAGAACCCGTGGATGACGCCGAGGTGTCCGCCGAGATGACGATCGCCACTCAGACCGAGATGAGCCAGCAGATCGCCCCGGTGATCCAGGACATCGAGGAGGAGAACATCATCATCGAGGCGCCGCAGGAAGAGAACATCGTCATCGAGGACGAGGCACTGCCTCCGCCCGACGCGTTCACGCCCTACGAGACGCCTCCGGCACCGGTGTACCAGGTTCAGCCCGAGTATCCTGAACTGGCCCGTAAGGCGGGGATAGAGGGAAGAGTCTATATCAAGATCCTGGTCGACAGGGAAGGCAGGGTCCGCGACGCCATACTGTTGCGGGGCGTCGGCGCGGGTCTTGATGAATCGGCACTCGAGGCCGTGCGGCAATGGGTGTATACTCCGGCCATTCAGAACAACCGGCCGGTAGCCGTATGGGTAGCGCAGCCGGTCGATTTCAAGCTTCGCTGA
- a CDS encoding sodium-translocating pyrophosphatase, producing MIENDLMYGVIVAGLLGLIYAIWRAAWVNGQDEGTDRMKAIGASISEGAMAFLKAEYRVLSIFVVVVAVLLAMANMGKVESSALIALSFVTGALASGLAGFLGMRVAVRANTRTTHAARTGLAQALHVAFAGGSVMGLNVVGLGVLGLGGLFILYTGLFGIDESGIGRVLNVISGFSLGASSIALFARVGGGIYTKAADVGADLVGKVEAGIPEDHPLNPASIADNVGDNVGDVAGMGADLFESYVGSILGSMVLGAGILVAGVYDPIFITLPLIIAGAGIIISILGTFMVSVKEGGNPQSGLNKGEFGSSAIMVAVMYLLIDYLLPGDFTLGGVTYTSLGVFIAATIGLLAGLGIGLITEHYTGTHTGPVTSISRQSVTGTATNIIAGLGIGMRSTAIPILIIAAGIMGAYYFAGLYGIAMAALGMLSNTGIQLAVDAYGPISDNAGGVAEMAELPPEVRQRTDKLDAVGNTTAAIGKGFAIGSAALTALALFAAYMVQVGISSIDIANPRVMAGLFVGGMLPFLFSALAMNAVGQAAMAMIEEVRRQFNAIPELKAALSVMKKNDGVDEGDWSREDRVVFEAASGKPEYARCVEISTKAAIRRMVLPGLLAVLTPVVVGFVFGPETLGGLLAGVTVSGVLMAIFQANAGGAWDNAKKMIEEGLTIDGVRYEKGSEAHKAAVVGDTVGDPFKDTSGPSLNILIKLMSVVSLVIAPLIAL from the coding sequence ATGATCGAGAACGATTTGATGTACGGTGTGATCGTCGCGGGGCTGCTGGGATTGATCTACGCCATCTGGAGAGCGGCCTGGGTCAACGGGCAGGATGAGGGGACGGACAGGATGAAAGCCATCGGCGCCAGCATTTCCGAAGGCGCCATGGCCTTCCTCAAAGCGGAGTACCGGGTCCTGTCGATCTTCGTCGTGGTCGTGGCCGTGCTGCTGGCCATGGCGAACATGGGCAAGGTCGAGTCCAGCGCCCTCATCGCCCTGTCCTTCGTCACCGGCGCCCTGGCATCGGGCCTGGCCGGATTCCTGGGCATGCGCGTGGCCGTACGGGCCAATACGCGGACGACCCACGCGGCGCGGACCGGCCTGGCACAGGCGCTGCACGTGGCCTTCGCCGGCGGGTCGGTCATGGGCCTGAACGTGGTGGGTCTGGGCGTCCTGGGTCTCGGCGGCCTGTTCATCCTCTACACGGGGCTTTTCGGGATCGACGAGTCGGGTATCGGCCGGGTGCTGAACGTCATCTCCGGCTTCTCGCTGGGCGCTTCGTCCATCGCCCTCTTCGCCCGCGTGGGCGGGGGCATCTACACCAAGGCGGCCGATGTGGGCGCCGACCTGGTGGGCAAGGTGGAGGCCGGGATTCCCGAGGACCATCCCCTCAATCCCGCCTCCATCGCCGACAACGTGGGCGACAACGTGGGCGACGTGGCGGGTATGGGCGCCGACCTCTTCGAATCCTACGTGGGCTCCATTCTCGGTTCCATGGTGCTGGGAGCCGGCATCCTCGTGGCGGGCGTATACGATCCGATCTTCATCACCCTGCCCCTCATCATCGCGGGCGCCGGCATCATCATCTCGATCCTCGGCACCTTCATGGTCTCGGTCAAGGAAGGCGGCAATCCCCAGTCCGGCCTGAACAAGGGCGAATTCGGCTCCTCCGCCATCATGGTCGCCGTCATGTACCTGCTCATCGACTACCTCCTGCCCGGCGACTTCACCCTGGGCGGCGTGACCTATACCAGCCTGGGCGTCTTCATCGCGGCTACGATCGGCCTGCTGGCCGGTCTCGGCATCGGCCTGATCACCGAACACTACACGGGAACCCATACGGGTCCGGTTACGTCTATTTCAAGACAGTCCGTGACGGGCACCGCGACCAACATCATCGCCGGCCTGGGCATCGGCATGCGGTCCACGGCCATCCCCATCCTGATCATCGCCGCCGGCATCATGGGCGCCTATTACTTTGCCGGGCTCTACGGGATCGCCATGGCGGCCCTGGGCATGCTGTCCAACACGGGCATCCAGCTGGCGGTGGACGCCTACGGTCCCATTTCGGACAACGCGGGCGGCGTGGCCGAGATGGCGGAGCTGCCCCCCGAGGTCCGGCAGCGGACCGACAAGCTCGACGCGGTGGGCAACACGACCGCGGCCATCGGCAAGGGATTCGCCATCGGCTCCGCGGCCCTGACCGCGCTGGCGCTCTTCGCGGCCTACATGGTGCAGGTGGGCATTTCGAGCATCGACATCGCCAATCCCCGCGTCATGGCGGGGCTCTTCGTGGGCGGCATGCTGCCCTTCCTCTTCTCCGCCCTCGCCATGAACGCCGTGGGACAGGCGGCCATGGCCATGATCGAGGAGGTCCGGCGCCAATTCAACGCCATCCCGGAACTCAAGGCCGCGCTGTCGGTGATGAAGAAGAACGACGGGGTGGACGAAGGGGACTGGTCCCGGGAGGACCGGGTCGTCTTCGAGGCGGCGAGCGGCAAGCCGGAGTACGCCCGTTGCGTGGAGATATCCACCAAGGCGGCCATCCGGCGGATGGTCCTTCCCGGCCTGCTGGCCGTATTGACACCCGTCGTCGTGGGATTCGTCTTCGGCCCGGAGACCCTGGGCGGCCTGCTGGCCGGCGTCACCGTGTCCGGCGTGCTGATGGCGATCTTCCAGGCCAACGCGGGCGGCGCTTGGGACAACGCGAAGAAGATGATCGAAGAGGGATTGACCATCGACGGCGTGCGCTACGAGAAGGGATCGGAGGCCCACAAGGCCGCCGTCGTGGGAGACACGGTCGGCGATCCCTTCAAGGACACGTCCGGCCCGTCGCTGAACATCCTGATCAAGTTGATGTCGGTGGTTTCCCTGGTCATCGCCCCGCTCATCGCGCTCTAG
- a CDS encoding ABC transporter permease: MTAFLSFLGRRVLWALTNIGDFGMMMVEVVRNLPRIRTYWGLMVHQMFAIGIHSMPIVLIIAFFAGLVTAVQTGYQFQGYVPAYLVGSVVLSSVVLELAPVLGALVLSGRVGATIAAELGTMRVTEQIDAYEVMAMNPIVYLAIPRIIAGMFMLPVLVVFADLIGTLSGMVAAIDRMGVSIPDFERGMREFFRTQDAFFGLSKAFCFGITITTVACYQGFKVKPGSGAEGVGKATTNTVVVSCILILCLDYLLARTIL, translated from the coding sequence ATGACTGCTTTCCTCTCCTTCCTTGGCAGGCGCGTCCTCTGGGCGCTGACGAACATCGGCGACTTCGGCATGATGATGGTCGAAGTCGTCCGGAACCTGCCCCGCATCCGGACATACTGGGGACTGATGGTCCACCAAATGTTCGCGATCGGCATCCACTCCATGCCGATCGTCCTGATCATCGCCTTCTTCGCCGGGCTGGTGACCGCGGTGCAGACCGGGTACCAGTTCCAGGGATACGTGCCCGCCTACCTGGTGGGCAGCGTCGTGCTGTCGTCGGTGGTCCTCGAACTCGCGCCGGTCCTGGGCGCCCTGGTGCTGTCGGGACGGGTGGGCGCCACCATCGCGGCGGAACTCGGTACGATGCGGGTGACCGAACAGATCGACGCCTACGAGGTGATGGCCATGAACCCCATCGTCTACCTGGCGATCCCCCGCATCATCGCCGGAATGTTCATGCTGCCGGTCCTCGTGGTCTTCGCCGACCTGATCGGCACGCTTTCCGGCATGGTCGCGGCGATCGACCGGATGGGGGTGAGCATTCCGGATTTCGAGCGGGGGATGCGGGAGTTCTTCCGGACCCAGGATGCCTTCTTCGGGCTGTCCAAGGCCTTCTGCTTCGGGATAACGATCACCACGGTCGCCTGTTACCAGGGTTTCAAGGTGAAGCCGGGTTCGGGTGCCGAAGGTGTGGGCAAGGCGACCACCAACACCGTGGTGGTCTCGTGCATTCTGATCCTGTGCCTGGATTACCTGCTGGCCAGGACGATACTGTAA
- a CDS encoding MCE family protein: protein MTYSKNSLLPDEAKLGMVFLLAIIIFVWGLFYLKEWRVTGDTYLVDVRLSSAVGVKSSDPILVGGVRIGKVEAVTLDDMSPIVTLRVDEPFEIPEDSQVEVISRSVMGEKSINIRKGVSTVMVPPGGTIEGTAAPGISDMFTQVDSVTVNMRNLLKNANILLDPERDKSIKSSLTGMHDLIIEVRQALKRESAQFNRVVSNMDSLVVNAKNLSETEREKVSSMLDNLESTSGRLSTMVDDLQTTSTALGNILTRLDRGEGTMGKLLQDDRLYEDAVRVAGKMDQLVTSLDELVVDLKSNPGRYVTVEIF, encoded by the coding sequence GTGACGTACTCAAAAAACAGCCTGCTGCCCGACGAGGCGAAACTGGGCATGGTCTTCCTCCTGGCGATCATCATATTCGTTTGGGGCCTCTTCTATCTGAAAGAATGGCGGGTAACGGGAGATACCTACCTCGTCGACGTGCGTCTGAGCAGCGCCGTCGGGGTCAAGTCCTCCGATCCGATCCTCGTGGGCGGCGTGCGCATCGGCAAGGTGGAGGCTGTGACGCTCGACGACATGTCGCCCATCGTCACCCTGCGTGTCGACGAGCCCTTCGAGATCCCCGAGGACTCCCAGGTGGAGGTGATCTCGCGCAGCGTCATGGGCGAGAAATCCATCAACATCCGCAAGGGCGTCAGCACGGTGATGGTGCCCCCGGGCGGCACGATCGAGGGCACGGCCGCGCCTGGGATTTCCGATATGTTCACGCAGGTCGATTCCGTCACTGTGAACATGCGCAACCTGCTCAAGAACGCCAACATCCTCCTGGACCCCGAGCGGGACAAGTCGATCAAGAGCAGTCTGACCGGCATGCATGACCTGATCATCGAGGTACGGCAGGCGCTGAAACGCGAGAGTGCGCAGTTCAACCGGGTCGTGTCGAACATGGATTCGCTCGTGGTCAACGCGAAGAACCTGAGCGAGACCGAACGGGAAAAGGTATCCAGCATGCTGGACAACCTGGAAAGCACGTCGGGTCGGCTGAGTACTATGGTGGATGATCTGCAGACCACGTCCACGGCGCTCGGCAATATACTCACGCGGCTTGACCGCGGCGAAGGCACGATGGGGAAGCTGCTTCAGGATGACAGGCTCTACGAAGACGCGGTCCGCGTGGCCGGTAAGATGGACCAGTTGGTTACGAGTCTCGACGAACTCGTTGTTGATTTGAAATCCAATCCCGGCCGGTACGTGACGGTCGAGATATTTTAA
- a CDS encoding O-methyltransferase, translated as MENRSNNPMPNVLSEALDGYLTELMPDRDEVLTEMEEKAQAERIPIVGPLVGRVLHQMAVLSGAKRVFEMGSAIGYSTIWLARAVGPEGRVYYSDGSEQNAAQARKFIERAGVADRVEIQVGDALELLEQTEGSFDLIFNDVDKHDYPRVFDLALPRVRPGGLLVTDNVLWSGRVTEPSEDRWTSAIQEYNRKAYGTGEVWTTIIPLRDGVAVSLKR; from the coding sequence ATGGAAAACAGGAGCAACAACCCCATGCCCAACGTACTATCGGAAGCGCTGGACGGCTACCTGACGGAGTTGATGCCTGACAGGGACGAGGTCCTGACCGAGATGGAAGAGAAGGCGCAGGCGGAGCGGATCCCGATCGTCGGCCCGCTGGTTGGCCGTGTCCTGCACCAGATGGCCGTGCTGAGCGGCGCGAAACGCGTGTTCGAAATGGGCTCGGCCATCGGCTATTCGACCATCTGGCTCGCCCGGGCCGTGGGTCCGGAAGGTCGGGTTTACTACTCCGATGGCAGCGAGCAGAACGCCGCGCAAGCCCGGAAGTTCATCGAGCGTGCCGGCGTGGCGGACCGCGTCGAGATCCAGGTGGGCGACGCGCTGGAACTGCTGGAGCAGACCGAGGGCAGCTTCGACCTGATTTTCAACGACGTGGACAAGCACGACTATCCCCGCGTATTCGACCTGGCGCTGCCGCGCGTCCGGCCGGGCGGCCTGCTGGTCACCGACAACGTGCTCTGGAGCGGACGCGTGACCGAGCCGTCCGAAGACCGCTGGACCTCGGCTATCCAGGAATACAACCGGAAGGCCTACGGCACCGGCGAGGTCTGGACGACGATCATCCCCTTAAGGGACGGCGTGGCCGTAAGCCTGAAGAGGTAG
- a CDS encoding sugar kinase, translating to MRISERPSGPLELDIISIGECMIEMFCEGPLATTDTYTRTFAGDTMNMLVAASRLGAKTGYVTHVGNDPFQDFLTEAWRSEGVDLRCATPLDRPNGLYFISILPGGEREFTYYRAGSAASFLEPADIDPDYIASAKVVYASGITQAISKSSRAAVLEAFRIAREHNVTTAFDTNLRLGLWSLEEAREALDEILPHVDILLPSAPEESASLFGTEDARSVIERARDRGVAMVAVKCGAEGAVLGLDDWIHEIPAYIPERVSDTSGAGDVFNGGLLYGMTQGMGAVESARLGTVMAGLKVRGRGATYSIPSREEAFGVYEGLREAT from the coding sequence GTGCGGATATCCGAAAGGCCGTCTGGCCCGCTTGAACTGGACATCATCTCGATCGGCGAGTGCATGATCGAGATGTTCTGCGAAGGCCCCCTCGCCACCACCGACACCTACACCCGCACCTTCGCCGGCGACACGATGAACATGCTCGTGGCGGCCTCCCGCCTCGGCGCGAAGACCGGGTACGTCACCCACGTGGGCAACGACCCTTTCCAGGACTTCCTGACCGAAGCGTGGCGGTCGGAGGGCGTCGACCTGCGTTGCGCCACGCCCCTCGATCGGCCCAACGGGCTCTACTTCATCTCTATCCTTCCCGGCGGCGAAAGGGAGTTCACCTACTACCGGGCGGGCAGCGCCGCGAGCTTCCTCGAACCGGCCGACATCGACCCGGATTATATCGCCAGCGCGAAAGTCGTCTATGCCAGCGGCATCACCCAGGCCATATCGAAGAGCAGCCGGGCGGCCGTCCTGGAGGCCTTCCGGATCGCGCGCGAGCACAACGTCACGACCGCCTTCGATACCAACCTGAGGCTCGGCCTGTGGTCCCTGGAGGAAGCCCGGGAGGCCCTGGACGAGATCCTCCCCCACGTGGATATCCTCCTGCCCAGTGCGCCCGAGGAGAGCGCGTCGCTCTTCGGAACGGAGGACGCCCGCTCGGTGATCGAACGGGCTCGTGATCGGGGCGTGGCCATGGTCGCGGTGAAGTGCGGTGCGGAAGGCGCCGTGTTGGGGCTGGACGACTGGATCCACGAAATCCCGGCCTACATACCGGAGCGCGTGTCCGACACCTCGGGGGCCGGGGACGTGTTCAACGGCGGCCTGCTGTACGGAATGACCCAGGGCATGGGCGCCGTAGAATCCGCACGGCTGGGCACCGTCATGGCGGGCCTCAAGGTCCGCGGCCGCGGGGCGACCTACTCGATTCCGTCGCGGGAAGAGGCCTTCGGCGTGTACGAGGGGTTACGCGAAGCCACGTGA